A region of Nitrospirota bacterium DNA encodes the following proteins:
- the cysK gene encoding cysteine synthase A encodes MNKGIFDNALSLIGSTPLIKLAKSSEKAGGNIYAKLESSNPGGSIKDRICLSMIEAAEKAGRIHPGDTLVEPTSGNTGIGLALVAAVKGYKAILIMPESMSTERFGLLASFGAEVILTPAIDGMKGSIIEAERLLKENPNYYMPDQFSNPANPEGHKKTTAPEIWEALGGKVDAFVAGVGTGGTITGVGEVFKGKNSSIKIAAVEPATSQVLSGGSPGPHKIQGIGAGFIPKVLNREIIDEIIHVTDEDAFETAKFLAREEGLMVGISSGANVFAAMELAKRLGPEKNVVTVLPDTGERYISIEKYFRM; translated from the coding sequence ATGAACAAAGGAATTTTTGATAATGCATTATCCTTAATAGGAAGCACGCCTCTGATTAAACTCGCAAAGTCTTCTGAAAAGGCAGGCGGAAATATTTATGCAAAGCTGGAGTCAAGTAATCCGGGTGGAAGCATAAAAGACCGTATATGTCTCAGCATGATAGAGGCGGCTGAAAAGGCCGGCAGGATTCATCCCGGAGATACACTTGTTGAGCCGACAAGCGGCAATACCGGTATAGGTCTCGCACTCGTAGCCGCAGTAAAGGGTTACAAGGCAATACTGATAATGCCGGAGAGTATGAGTACGGAAAGGTTCGGACTGCTTGCCTCATTCGGGGCAGAGGTTATATTAACCCCTGCAATAGATGGCATGAAGGGTTCCATAATCGAGGCAGAGAGACTGCTTAAAGAAAATCCAAATTACTATATGCCTGACCAGTTTTCAAACCCTGCAAATCCGGAAGGTCACAAAAAGACTACTGCACCTGAGATATGGGAGGCATTAGGCGGAAAGGTTGATGCCTTTGTTGCAGGTGTTGGGACAGGCGGCACTATTACAGGAGTTGGAGAGGTATTTAAAGGTAAGAACAGTTCAATTAAGATTGCGGCAGTTGAACCTGCAACATCACAGGTATTGTCCGGCGGCTCACCTGGGCCTCATAAGATACAAGGAATCGGGGCAGGCTTTATCCCAAAGGTGTTGAACAGGGAAATTATTGATGAGATTATCCATGTTACTGATGAAGACGCATTTGAGACCGCAAAGTTCCTCGCAAGGGAAGAGGGCCTGATGGTCGGCATATCCTCTGGGGCAAACGTCTTCGCTGCAATGGAACTGGCAAAGAGACTTGGCCCTGAGAAGAATGTAGTGACTGTTCTGCCGGATACAGGGGAACGGTATATTAGTATTGAAAAGTATTTTAGGATGTGA
- the moeB gene encoding molybdopterin-synthase adenylyltransferase MoeB — MGFTDEQVKRYSRHIILPEVGGKGQKKMLQSKMLVIGAGGLGSPAAFYLAAAGVGTIGIIDGDVVDLSNLQRQIIHYTPDIDKPKVISAKEKIEAINPDVKVNTYQELLTSKNALELFKEYDVIIDGTDNFSAKFLANDAAVFAGKPLVHGGILRFVGQAISIVPHKSACYRCIFNSPPPAGLIPTCQEAGVVGVLAGVIGTIQATEALKLILGIGDPLTNRLMTFDAQKMEFRQIRVKKNPNCPVCGDNPTIKELIDYEQEVCRI; from the coding sequence ATGGGTTTTACAGACGAACAGGTTAAGAGATACAGCAGGCATATAATATTACCGGAGGTCGGCGGCAAGGGGCAGAAGAAGATGCTCCAGTCAAAGATGCTGGTTATCGGGGCAGGCGGGCTTGGTTCACCGGCGGCATTTTATCTTGCTGCGGCTGGTGTGGGGACTATCGGTATAATTGACGGGGACGTTGTAGACCTCTCCAATTTACAACGCCAGATAATCCATTACACGCCTGACATTGACAAGCCAAAGGTAATATCTGCAAAAGAGAAGATAGAGGCGATCAATCCTGATGTAAAGGTCAATACATATCAGGAACTGCTGACCTCAAAGAATGCACTTGAACTTTTCAAAGAATACGACGTAATCATTGATGGTACTGATAATTTCTCTGCTAAATTTCTTGCAAATGATGCGGCTGTATTTGCAGGAAAACCTCTTGTGCATGGCGGGATCCTGAGATTTGTAGGACAGGCAATTTCGATTGTACCTCACAAGTCTGCATGTTACAGGTGCATATTCAACAGCCCTCCGCCGGCTGGGCTGATACCGACCTGTCAGGAGGCCGGTGTTGTCGGTGTACTTGCAGGTGTAATAGGGACTATACAGGCTACAGAGGCGCTGAAACTGATACTTGGTATCGGCGATCCGCTGACGAATCGTTTAATGACTTTTGATGCACAGAAGATGGAGTTCAGGCAGATTAGAGTGAAGAAGAATCCAAATTGCCCCGTATGCGGGGATAACCCAACAATAAAAGAGCTAATAGACTATGAACAGGAAGTTTGCAGAATCTGA
- a CDS encoding threonine synthase gives MNRKFAESDVLKNKIKGLKCRECGKMYPAAALHVCEFCFGPLEVDYNYEEIKKSISREKIQNGPKSLWRYLDLLPIEGLPTVGLHAGLTPLVEAKNLGAELGLNKLYIKNDTVNHPTLSFKDRVVAVAITRAKELGFSAVACASTGNLANSVAAHAAEAKLECYVFIPGDLEAGKILGSLIYSPTVVAVNGNYDDVNRLCSEVAGEYSWAFVNINVRPYYAEGSKTLAYETAEQLGWKAPDHVVVPVASGSLLTKIWKGFNEMHKLGLIDSVHTRVNGAQAEGCSPVATAYREGRDFVTPVKPKTIAKSIAIGNPADGYYALRAVHESKGAFDVATDEETVEGIKLLARTEGIFAETAGGVTIAVLKKLAKKGLLPKDETVVAYVTGNGLKTQEAVINAVGDVVRIDPSLDCFEKAIKGQ, from the coding sequence ATGAACAGGAAGTTTGCAGAATCTGACGTTTTAAAAAATAAGATTAAAGGTTTGAAGTGCAGGGAGTGCGGCAAGATGTATCCGGCGGCGGCCCTGCATGTGTGCGAGTTTTGTTTTGGCCCTCTTGAGGTTGACTACAATTACGAAGAGATAAAGAAGAGTATCAGCAGGGAGAAGATTCAGAACGGCCCTAAAAGTTTGTGGCGTTATCTTGACCTACTGCCGATAGAGGGGCTTCCTACGGTAGGGTTACATGCAGGATTGACGCCTCTTGTTGAGGCAAAAAACCTCGGTGCAGAGCTTGGGTTAAACAAACTCTACATAAAGAATGATACTGTAAATCATCCGACACTTTCATTCAAGGACAGGGTTGTTGCAGTGGCAATCACAAGGGCTAAAGAGCTTGGTTTCTCTGCTGTTGCTTGTGCCTCAACCGGTAATCTTGCAAATTCCGTTGCTGCTCATGCGGCAGAGGCAAAGCTTGAGTGTTATGTGTTTATACCCGGTGACCTTGAGGCAGGGAAGATACTTGGGAGCCTTATTTACTCCCCGACAGTGGTTGCTGTAAATGGTAATTATGATGATGTGAACAGGCTGTGCAGTGAGGTTGCGGGAGAGTATAGCTGGGCATTTGTGAATATAAATGTAAGACCATATTATGCAGAAGGTTCAAAGACCCTTGCTTATGAGACAGCAGAACAGCTTGGATGGAAAGCCCCTGACCATGTAGTTGTACCGGTTGCATCAGGTTCTCTATTGACCAAGATATGGAAGGGCTTTAATGAAATGCATAAACTTGGTTTGATAGACAGTGTGCACACAAGGGTCAATGGTGCTCAGGCGGAAGGATGTTCGCCTGTAGCAACTGCATACAGAGAGGGCAGGGATTTTGTAACACCGGTAAAACCAAAGACCATTGCAAAGTCCATAGCCATTGGTAATCCTGCTGACGGATACTATGCACTAAGGGCAGTTCACGAGAGCAAGGGTGCATTTGATGTTGCAACAGATGAAGAGACTGTAGAAGGGATCAAGCTCCTTGCAAGGACTGAGGGAATATTTGCCGAGACAGCAGGCGGCGTGACCATAGCAGTGTTAAAAAAACTGGCAAAGAAGGGTCTTCTGCCGAAAGACGAGACAGTAGTAGCTTATGTTACCGGCAACGGGTTAAAGACACAGGAGGCCGTGATTAATGCGGTCGGCGATGTGGTAAGGATTGACCCATCACTCGATTGCTTTGAGAAGGCGATCAAAGGACAGTGA
- a CDS encoding MoaD/ThiS family protein, which yields MAIKVRIPTPLRKLTDGKGEIDGAGNTIDELFINLENTYPGMKERLCDETGNIRRFLNVYVNEEDIRFKQGRETVLADGDEVSIVPAIAGGGR from the coding sequence ATGGCGATTAAGGTAAGGATTCCAACTCCCTTACGGAAGTTGACTGATGGCAAAGGGGAAATAGATGGTGCAGGTAATACAATTGATGAATTATTTATAAACCTTGAGAATACATATCCGGGGATGAAAGAGAGATTATGCGATGAGACCGGAAATATCCGCAGGTTTCTTAATGTATATGTAAATGAAGAGGATATAAGATTCAAGCAGGGAAGAGAGACAGTACTGGCAGATGGTGATGAGGTTTCGATAGTACCTGCTATTGCAGGAGGAGGCAGATAA
- a CDS encoding NIL domain-containing protein → MASYKIRISFPEDKIKEPIIYQIGHEYKVVTNVRRADVREKTGWVELELTGDSTEIEHAVESLKAKGVKVEPIERNIIE, encoded by the coding sequence ATGGCAAGTTATAAGATAAGGATCAGTTTTCCTGAAGATAAGATAAAGGAGCCGATTATTTATCAGATTGGCCATGAGTACAAGGTGGTTACAAATGTCAGGCGCGCAGATGTCAGGGAAAAGACAGGCTGGGTTGAACTTGAACTTACAGGTGATTCTACCGAAATAGAACACGCAGTTGAATCATTAAAGGCTAAGGGTGTTAAGGTGGAACCGATAGAACGGAACATCATAGAGTAA